One Carettochelys insculpta isolate YL-2023 chromosome 15, ASM3395843v1, whole genome shotgun sequence DNA window includes the following coding sequences:
- the KCNIP1 gene encoding A-type potassium channel modulatory protein KCNIP1, which produces MGAVMGTFSSLQTKQRRPSKDKIEDELEMTTVCYRPEGLEQLEAQTNFTKRELQVLYRGFKNECPSGVVNEETFKQIYAQFFPHGDASMYAHYLFNAFDTAQNGSVKFEDFVMALSILLRGTVHEKLRWTFNLYDINKDGFINKEEMMDIVKAIYDMMGKYTYPVLKEDAPRLHVEVFFQKMDKNKDGVVTLDEFIESCQEDDNIMRSLQLFENVM; this is translated from the exons ATAAAATTGAAGATGAGTTAGAAATGACCACAGTGTGCTATCGGCCAGAAGGATTGGAGCAGCTTGAAGCACAAACCAATTTCACAAAGAGGGAACTTCAAGTGCTTTACAGAGGATTTAAAAAT GAATGTCCTAGTGGGGTTGTTAATGAAGAGACATTCAAACAGATCTATGCACAGTTTTTTCCACATGGAG atgctaGTATGTATGCTCATTATCTTTTCAATGCATTTGACACTGCACAGAATGGATCGGTTAAGTTTGAG GATTTTGTGATGGCACTGTCAATTTTATTGAGAGGAACAGTTCACGAAAAGCTAAGATGGACATTTAATCTGTATGACATAAATAAAGATGGTTTCATAAACAAGGAG GAAATGATGGATATAGTAAAGGCAATTTATGATATGATGGGAAAGTACACATATCCTGTTCTCAAGGAAGATGCTCCAAGGCTGCACGTAGAAGTTTTCTTCCAG AAAATGGATAAAAACAAAGATGGTGTCGTAACTTTAGATGAGTTTATTGAATCATGTCAGGAG GATGACAATATTATGAGGTCCTTACAGCTCTTTGAGAACGTCATGTAA